One Paenibacillus sp. FSL H7-0737 DNA segment encodes these proteins:
- a CDS encoding AraC family transcriptional regulator, with the protein MDQLKGQHKLPEYWSTRSVDLSEGFVHPPLDYEQELLEAIRLGDENRALEALHRINAMEAATLARYPLRSKKNAMIASCTLFTRAIIRGGVDPETAFQLSDTFIRSVEATTELEALHRYEYEMVLQFITVMRQQKENLHYSHIVNLSVYFIREHLFQDLNLSLISRHVGVHPSYLSDRFKRETGMPLTEFINRRRIEESQSILIHTNQSISEIALMFKFCSQSYYTQLFKKYTGLTPKQFRRDGGAITKCEKLNH; encoded by the coding sequence ATGGATCAACTTAAAGGACAACATAAACTACCGGAATATTGGTCCACACGTTCTGTGGATCTGTCAGAGGGATTTGTCCATCCTCCGCTGGATTATGAACAAGAGCTTTTGGAAGCTATCCGACTTGGTGACGAGAACCGGGCACTGGAAGCACTGCATAGAATTAACGCAATGGAAGCTGCTACGCTAGCCCGATATCCGCTGCGCTCCAAGAAAAACGCTATGATTGCATCCTGCACCTTGTTTACACGTGCGATTATCCGGGGTGGTGTTGACCCTGAGACAGCTTTTCAGCTGAGTGATACGTTCATCCGTTCGGTTGAAGCTACGACAGAGCTTGAGGCACTTCATCGATACGAATATGAAATGGTCCTGCAATTCATTACAGTGATGCGCCAGCAGAAGGAGAACCTTCATTATTCACATATTGTCAATCTATCCGTATATTTTATACGCGAGCATTTGTTTCAAGATTTGAACCTTAGCCTGATCTCCCGGCATGTTGGTGTGCATCCCAGTTATTTGTCCGACCGCTTCAAGCGTGAAACGGGTATGCCGCTCACGGAATTTATCAACCGGCGTAGAATTGAGGAATCGCAGTCGATCCTCATTCACACAAATCAGTCTATTTCCGAAATCGCTTTGATGTTTAAATTTTGCAGCCAAAGTTACTATACACAGTTATTTAAAAAATACACTGGCTTGACCCCCAAGCAGTTTCGTCGGGACGGTGGAGCAATTACGAAATGTGAGAAATTGAATCATTAA
- a CDS encoding AraC family transcriptional regulator, with product MAIYLEFPRLDKAFPYRCIENDGSILTTPHWHKEMEIIWIVKGKVNLGVNDQPMQLKENEFVFIKGGDIHYVMASPKSERLVFQFDLSFFQDVMVLKNTPFTLEELFASIEPYSTFWRPDIQKKIVQLLNKLYQEGKEQQIGYAYAIKSLLCELITVMYRELDHFKPRMVSNKPYSREILEQLSMVFQYVEKNYTHPIKLADAAKILGFTPSYFTKFFKKHTGKTFVTFLNEYRIDKAKWILLNEDDPVTEIAGKVGFGSTKTFYRLFKESIGIAPLQYKSSTIKVAFGQDQI from the coding sequence ATGGCCATTTATTTGGAATTCCCACGACTGGATAAAGCCTTTCCGTACCGCTGTATTGAGAACGATGGCAGTATATTAACTACACCACATTGGCATAAGGAAATGGAAATTATCTGGATTGTTAAAGGGAAAGTGAACCTTGGAGTAAATGACCAGCCGATGCAGCTAAAAGAAAATGAGTTCGTCTTCATCAAAGGTGGAGATATTCATTATGTGATGGCTTCACCTAAAAGTGAGCGGCTGGTCTTCCAATTTGACCTTAGTTTTTTTCAGGACGTGATGGTTCTGAAAAACACACCTTTTACACTAGAGGAGCTGTTTGCCTCAATTGAACCGTATTCCACGTTCTGGAGACCGGATATTCAGAAGAAAATTGTTCAGTTATTAAATAAGCTATACCAGGAAGGCAAGGAACAACAGATCGGTTACGCATATGCTATCAAAAGCCTTTTGTGTGAGCTGATCACTGTAATGTATCGCGAACTGGATCATTTTAAACCGCGTATGGTCAGTAATAAGCCTTATTCCCGTGAAATTCTCGAGCAGTTGTCCATGGTCTTTCAGTATGTGGAGAAAAACTATACCCATCCTATAAAACTTGCGGATGCTGCCAAGATTCTAGGCTTCACCCCATCGTATTTCACAAAATTCTTTAAGAAGCATACCGGCAAAACCTTTGTTACCTTTTTGAATGAATACCGAATTGATAAGGCGAAGTGGATTCTCCTCAATGAAGATGATCCTGTGACGGAGATTGCCGGTAAGGTAGGCTTCGGAAGCACGAAGACTTTCTATCGTTTGTTCAAGGAAAGTATTGGTATCGCTCCTCTGCAATATAAAAGCTCAACCATCAAAGTTGCCTTTGGACAGGACCAAATATGA
- a CDS encoding family 1 glycosylhydrolase, which yields MKLSRDFLWGGAISAIQTEGAHLEDGKGLSNFDVLPMNDRRLKDVMMDEDNIFTEEGQHYPSHTGIHFREHYKDDIAMLAEMGINAFRFSISWPRLFPNGDEAIALESGLAFYESILDELEKHNIEPVITISHFDLPMHLVEHYGGWANRLVVGFYVNYAKTLLSRFGHRVKYWIPFNEMNMVLHIPFIGGGLTFTAADNKLEKKYQAAHHQLLANALTVEAGKQMVPGIQFGCMLAAGKTYPYTCKPEDVFASLESDKHTLFFSDVQVYGKYPNYIAPYFAKHKINIHTEPEDFEILKNNTVDFVSFSYYSSACTAASTEGLETRRTNGFETVKNPYLPPSGSVWQIDPIGLRITMNQLYDRYRIPLFIVENGLGIADEPDEDFHIQDDYRIEYLSDHLRNMKDAVEQDGVELIGYMSWGCIDLVSVSEGKMSKRYGYIYVDADDYGKGTFKRYKKASYHWYKKVIESGGECL from the coding sequence ATGAAATTATCCCGAGATTTCCTGTGGGGTGGCGCTATTTCGGCTATCCAGACCGAGGGTGCGCATTTGGAGGATGGCAAAGGTCTATCCAATTTCGATGTTCTGCCCATGAATGACCGTCGTTTGAAAGACGTAATGATGGACGAAGATAATATTTTTACAGAAGAGGGCCAACATTATCCGAGCCATACGGGGATTCATTTCCGAGAACATTACAAAGATGATATCGCAATGCTGGCGGAAATGGGCATCAATGCATTCCGATTCTCCATCTCTTGGCCGCGACTATTCCCGAATGGGGATGAAGCTATTGCGCTGGAGTCAGGCCTCGCATTTTATGAGAGCATATTGGACGAGCTAGAGAAACACAACATTGAGCCAGTGATTACCATCAGTCACTTTGACTTGCCGATGCATTTAGTTGAGCATTATGGGGGCTGGGCAAACCGCCTAGTGGTTGGTTTTTACGTTAATTATGCCAAGACACTGCTCAGCCGATTTGGACACAGAGTGAAATATTGGATTCCATTTAATGAGATGAATATGGTCCTTCATATCCCTTTTATAGGAGGGGGCTTAACCTTTACAGCGGCTGATAACAAGCTGGAGAAAAAATATCAGGCTGCGCATCATCAGCTTCTGGCTAACGCTCTGACAGTGGAAGCAGGCAAGCAAATGGTTCCGGGCATCCAGTTCGGTTGTATGTTAGCGGCTGGCAAAACGTATCCTTATACATGCAAGCCGGAGGATGTATTCGCTTCTCTGGAAAGTGACAAACATACACTATTCTTCTCCGATGTGCAGGTATACGGCAAATATCCAAATTATATCGCACCGTATTTTGCTAAGCACAAGATCAACATTCACACGGAACCAGAGGATTTTGAAATCCTGAAGAACAATACCGTAGACTTTGTCTCTTTCAGCTATTACTCAAGCGCTTGTACGGCAGCATCCACGGAAGGACTGGAGACTCGTCGTACGAATGGTTTTGAGACGGTAAAAAATCCATATCTACCACCTAGTGGAAGTGTCTGGCAAATAGATCCGATTGGACTTCGTATAACAATGAATCAATTGTATGATCGTTACCGAATTCCTTTGTTTATCGTCGAGAATGGACTTGGAATCGCTGATGAACCGGATGAGGATTTTCATATTCAAGATGATTACCGGATTGAATACCTGTCCGATCATTTACGCAACATGAAGGATGCCGTGGAACAGGACGGAGTAGAGCTAATTGGCTATATGTCATGGGGTTGCATCGACTTGGTCAGTGTAAGTGAGGGCAAAATGTCCAAACGTTACGGATATATTTATGTGGACGCTGATGACTACGGCAAAGGTACTTTTAAACGGTATAAAAAAGCCAGTTACCACTGGTATAAAAAGGTGATTGAATCAGGCGGCGAGTGCCTCTAA
- a CDS encoding beta-glucoside-specific PTS transporter subunit IIABC, producing MNQAASASKELSVYGSGGPLEEDLRLRYFQNVRMETVKGEEHMKKDYKQIAEQIIHLVGGKGNIIDLEHCMTRLRFRLKDNDKADKEQLNRMEAVAGVNVTSDQYQVIIGNEVNAVYKEIIDLNVQSADDSGSGKPSGDGKTKGVFGRIIDTITGCMTPMIPALTAAGMIKVILSLLTTFDLMSPEADTYRILDIIGDAAFYFMPILLAVSASRKFRVNTSVAVIVAGVLLHPNFSSWVASKDPISFLGMTVPSVIYAASVIPVLLTVWMMSYIEKYIDRIVPNMLKILLNPTLLLLISAPLALIVVGPLGNYAGQGLAYVIELMQGTLGFVMVALLAAAFPFIVMTGMHHALTPIFISAFAATGQEALILVAQVCANLAQGGATLAVAIRSKSKSMKQLASASWISSMMGITEPALYGVTLKLKKPMIAAAISAGIAGCFAGIVHVTLYVPQNNLMALLAFSGERGTSNIIYGVIMMVISFAAAFLLCLILGFKDVEDDKLVSASASESVDKPVQDWVNNEATLSADETEKVNATLLSSPMTGSVLPLSAVPDEAFASGAMGKGLALEPSLGQVASPIGGTVATLAKSKHAIAIVGHDGTEVLIHVGIDTVKLKGKYFNTLVQPGDTVKAGDILMEVDLESIRREGFSIITPIIITNTTETTEVINQAGTSVKINEKLALVTH from the coding sequence TTGAATCAGGCGGCGAGTGCCTCTAAAGAGTTGTCTGTATACGGAAGCGGCGGTCCTCTGGAAGAGGACTTGCGGCTCCGTTATTTTCAAAACGTTCGAATGGAAACGGTTAAAGGGGAAGAGCATATGAAAAAAGACTACAAACAAATTGCTGAACAAATCATACATCTGGTCGGTGGGAAGGGAAATATTATTGATCTGGAACATTGCATGACTCGCTTGCGGTTCCGTTTAAAAGACAATGATAAAGCCGACAAGGAACAGTTGAACCGGATGGAAGCGGTAGCGGGAGTGAACGTAACGTCCGACCAATATCAGGTTATTATCGGTAATGAAGTAAATGCTGTTTATAAAGAAATTATTGATCTTAATGTGCAGAGTGCTGATGACAGCGGTTCCGGCAAGCCTTCGGGGGACGGCAAGACCAAGGGAGTCTTTGGCCGGATCATTGATACGATTACCGGTTGTATGACACCAATGATTCCGGCTTTAACGGCTGCAGGGATGATCAAAGTCATTCTGTCACTGTTGACTACCTTCGATCTGATGTCTCCAGAAGCAGACACCTATCGAATCTTGGATATTATCGGGGATGCTGCATTCTATTTCATGCCGATTCTGCTAGCGGTTAGTGCTTCCCGGAAATTCAGAGTGAATACTTCAGTTGCAGTTATCGTCGCTGGTGTTCTACTCCATCCTAACTTCTCTTCCTGGGTGGCTTCCAAGGATCCGATATCCTTCCTAGGAATGACGGTTCCATCTGTCATTTATGCAGCCTCAGTCATTCCTGTCCTGCTGACAGTATGGATGATGTCCTATATTGAGAAATATATAGACCGAATCGTTCCTAATATGCTGAAAATTCTGTTGAATCCAACGCTGCTGCTGCTGATCAGCGCACCTTTGGCCCTAATTGTTGTCGGACCGCTGGGGAATTATGCCGGACAAGGACTGGCTTATGTGATTGAATTGATGCAAGGTACGCTCGGTTTTGTCATGGTGGCTCTTCTCGCCGCAGCATTCCCGTTCATTGTTATGACCGGGATGCACCATGCGCTCACACCGATTTTTATCTCTGCCTTCGCAGCCACGGGGCAGGAAGCCCTAATTCTGGTGGCTCAGGTCTGCGCGAACCTTGCTCAGGGTGGAGCTACACTGGCGGTTGCCATTCGCTCTAAGAGCAAATCAATGAAGCAGCTGGCCTCGGCATCATGGATTTCTTCCATGATGGGCATCACAGAACCAGCCTTGTATGGTGTAACCTTGAAGTTGAAGAAACCGATGATTGCCGCCGCCATCTCAGCGGGTATCGCGGGCTGCTTCGCTGGGATTGTACATGTTACCTTGTATGTACCTCAGAACAACCTTATGGCTCTGCTTGCTTTTTCCGGTGAGAGGGGAACTTCAAACATTATATACGGTGTGATTATGATGGTTATTTCCTTTGCCGCCGCATTTCTATTGTGCCTCATACTCGGTTTCAAAGATGTTGAGGACGATAAGCTGGTATCAGCTTCAGCTTCGGAGTCCGTTGACAAGCCCGTGCAGGATTGGGTAAACAATGAAGCAACCCTCAGTGCTGACGAAACAGAAAAGGTTAATGCTACATTGTTGTCCAGTCCAATGACAGGTAGCGTATTGCCGCTCTCAGCCGTACCGGATGAGGCGTTTGCGAGTGGGGCGATGGGCAAAGGACTGGCGCTTGAGCCTTCCTTAGGGCAGGTAGCTTCGCCTATTGGCGGTACAGTTGCTACCCTGGCTAAATCGAAGCATGCTATCGCCATTGTTGGCCATGATGGTACAGAAGTACTAATTCATGTGGGTATAGATACGGTTAAGCTGAAAGGTAAATACTTCAATACTTTGGTTCAGCCGGGTGACACGGTGAAGGCAGGCGACATCTTGATGGAAGTTGATCTGGAAAGCATCCGCCGTGAAGGCTTTAGCATTATTACACCGATCATCATTACGAATACAACTGAAACAACAGAAGTCATAAATCAGGCGGGTACTTCTGTGAAGATAAACGAAAAGTTGGCATTGGTTACACATTAA
- a CDS encoding Crp/Fnr family transcriptional regulator, whose translation MKTIQDPNLIAHYITQFNLNQVFTTSKHALIQLRVYEQNEIILHEGDELDGIYFQVEGRTKVSSSVGTGKSLLLRFCSPLSLFGDIEYVQEVVVQSQVEAVQQTSLLFIPKQKVESDLMDNHSFKDLLLKHLSYKLLTCTSASRTNLLGAVEERFASYLLTIQLQREFGKEIQTPYIPDIASLIGTTPRHLNRVIQRLTDMEILYKVKQEIVVLDWERLDELSNGIRFE comes from the coding sequence ATGAAAACTATTCAGGATCCAAATCTTATAGCACATTACATTACCCAATTTAATCTAAATCAAGTATTCACGACATCAAAACATGCTTTAATTCAGTTACGTGTCTATGAGCAGAATGAAATTATTTTGCATGAGGGCGATGAGCTGGACGGAATTTATTTTCAAGTGGAGGGGCGTACTAAGGTCTCTTCTAGTGTGGGAACGGGAAAATCCTTGTTATTACGGTTCTGCTCACCCTTGTCATTATTCGGGGACATTGAATACGTGCAGGAGGTTGTGGTCCAATCCCAAGTGGAAGCGGTACAACAAACCTCTCTCTTATTTATCCCGAAACAAAAGGTTGAGTCTGACCTAATGGATAACCATAGCTTTAAAGATTTATTGCTGAAACATCTTTCTTACAAGCTTCTAACCTGCACATCCGCATCACGAACGAACTTACTAGGCGCTGTCGAGGAAAGGTTTGCAAGTTATCTATTAACGATACAGCTCCAACGGGAGTTTGGAAAAGAAATTCAGACACCCTATATCCCAGATATAGCTTCGTTAATTGGGACTACTCCCCGCCATTTAAACCGTGTCATTCAGCGGCTCACCGACATGGAAATTTTATATAAAGTTAAGCAAGAAATTGTAGTACTCGACTGGGAGCGTTTGGATGAATTATCTAACGGAATAAGATTTGAATAA
- a CDS encoding HAD-IIB family hydrolase, translated as MKFIFDLDGTICFSGKPLSERIVQALDTLIEKGHEVIFASARPIRDLLPVLPAHMHHFSMVGGNGAFIAKGGEVISTIHFDAQTSDILLKLIEEFNAAYLIDSHWDYSYSGSDDHPIRRNVDPEQRAKNVSASELDELVKIVILNSLNGEQLLDQLHKLPVVIYRHGQEDIIDISPKGINKWTGLQQLGVEMQQFIAFGNDANDIEMFRHSAHSVCVGEHTELGELATEKVSNEEEQIVRKILELMSGLQIA; from the coding sequence ATGAAATTTATTTTTGATTTAGATGGAACCATATGTTTTAGCGGCAAACCTTTGAGTGAACGAATCGTACAAGCCTTGGATACTCTAATTGAAAAAGGACATGAGGTTATTTTTGCGTCAGCCCGGCCTATTCGTGATTTGTTGCCTGTGTTGCCTGCACATATGCACCATTTTTCTATGGTTGGCGGGAATGGTGCATTTATTGCAAAAGGTGGAGAGGTTATTTCGACGATACATTTTGACGCGCAAACTTCGGACATCCTCTTGAAATTAATAGAAGAGTTTAATGCGGCTTATTTGATTGACAGTCACTGGGATTATTCATATTCGGGTTCTGATGATCATCCCATTCGGAGAAATGTAGATCCAGAACAACGCGCCAAAAATGTAAGTGCATCTGAGCTGGATGAGCTTGTGAAAATAGTTATTTTGAATAGCCTAAACGGAGAACAGTTATTAGATCAGCTACATAAACTACCTGTTGTGATTTATAGACATGGTCAAGAGGACATTATAGATATTAGCCCTAAAGGCATAAATAAATGGACAGGATTACAACAATTAGGCGTAGAAATGCAGCAATTTATTGCTTTTGGTAACGATGCTAACGACATAGAAATGTTTAGACATTCCGCTCATTCAGTTTGTGTTGGAGAACACACAGAGCTTGGTGAATTGGCAACGGAAAAGGTGAGCAACGAAGAGGAACAAATTGTTAGAAAAATACTGGAGCTGATGAGTGGGCTGCAGATCGCTTAG
- a CDS encoding MFS transporter, translated as MQLATIFLGFIVFGISENIKGPAIPRIQFDFSLDEKQLGTLLSLNALGYLIACSFTAVLVRKWGIKAVSIIAFASMIFSGVLIYISHSYPLFSASYFLMYIGNGMLEIGLAILGARIFVKNTGTMMNLSHFFYGFSSTLAPLMATGLMTVSIFGHTLDWRGMYLIMLSLSLLPILFALRSTFPGDDLPHEDRIPLKTLVRDPALWLMVLILSFGVVSELAVGGWLVNFLEKAYLWDTVTASGMLSTFFLCFSLARLLLGPVTDKIGFNLSLIIFSAFSALCTFAAILGGEKLAFLFAAAGIGIAMIYPTVMAFIAKRYPHGSDTAITFTVTLMGVGSVIGNYAIGAVIEGVKRLYGAETQIGLLRGLQAGYGFIGLCAAICAISGCILYRYLHRRQELI; from the coding sequence ATGCAATTGGCTACGATCTTTTTGGGGTTTATTGTGTTTGGGATATCGGAAAATATTAAAGGGCCAGCCATTCCAAGAATTCAGTTTGACTTCAGTCTGGACGAAAAGCAGCTGGGTACCCTTCTATCCCTAAACGCACTAGGTTATTTGATCGCCTGTTCCTTCACAGCTGTATTGGTTCGTAAGTGGGGGATCAAGGCTGTCAGTATTATCGCTTTCGCATCCATGATATTCTCTGGCGTTCTAATTTACATCTCCCATAGCTATCCCCTCTTCTCGGCTTCATACTTCCTGATGTATATTGGAAACGGAATGCTTGAGATTGGACTTGCCATTCTGGGAGCACGTATCTTCGTTAAAAATACCGGGACGATGATGAACTTATCCCATTTCTTTTACGGGTTTAGTTCCACGTTAGCTCCACTAATGGCAACAGGGCTGATGACAGTAAGTATATTCGGTCATACTCTGGATTGGCGCGGAATGTATCTAATAATGCTTAGCTTATCTTTACTGCCTATACTATTTGCCTTACGGAGTACTTTTCCAGGTGACGATCTTCCACATGAAGACCGTATTCCCTTAAAAACACTTGTCCGTGACCCTGCTTTATGGCTAATGGTTCTTATCCTTTCCTTCGGAGTAGTGTCGGAGCTTGCTGTAGGCGGATGGCTCGTAAATTTCCTTGAAAAAGCATACCTGTGGGATACGGTTACTGCATCTGGGATGCTGTCTACCTTCTTTCTCTGCTTCTCGTTAGCAAGGCTCCTGCTGGGGCCGGTTACTGATAAGATTGGATTTAACCTATCGCTTATCATCTTTTCAGCCTTCTCTGCCCTGTGTACGTTTGCCGCAATTTTGGGTGGAGAAAAGCTCGCATTTCTATTTGCCGCTGCAGGAATCGGGATTGCGATGATTTATCCTACGGTTATGGCTTTTATCGCCAAAAGATATCCACATGGTAGCGACACCGCCATCACATTTACAGTCACGTTAATGGGAGTAGGTAGCGTGATTGGTAACTATGCTATAGGTGCTGTGATCGAAGGCGTGAAGCGGCTTTACGGTGCAGAGACGCAAATAGGCTTATTACGCGGACTTCAAGCCGGTTATGGTTTTATCGGATTATGTGCAGCGATATGCGCGATATCCGGTTGTATTCTATATCGTTATTTACATCGCCGCCAAGAACTTATCTAA
- a CDS encoding sugar O-acetyltransferase, translating to MATNKENMIAGKLYMAGGEELARDSKRSRMLTRLFNNTTEEQGEYRVELLKQLFESTGESLHIEPPFRCDYGSNITVGNNFYANFDCIILDVAKVTIGENVLFGPRVSVYTAGHPIDADVRISLLEFGTPITIGNNVWVGGNAVINPGVNIGNNVIIGAGSVVTKDIPDNVIAVGNPCRVLREITEDDKQHWEKLKEEYYRDIEQ from the coding sequence ATGGCAACAAACAAAGAGAATATGATTGCAGGAAAGCTTTACATGGCTGGTGGAGAAGAATTAGCTAGAGATAGTAAAAGATCCAGAATGCTCACTCGTTTATTTAACAATACGACGGAAGAACAAGGCGAATATAGAGTAGAATTACTTAAGCAATTATTCGAGTCTACGGGTGAATCGTTGCATATTGAGCCACCTTTCCGCTGCGATTATGGCAGCAATATTACTGTCGGAAATAACTTTTACGCCAATTTCGACTGCATTATCCTGGACGTAGCAAAAGTAACGATAGGTGAGAATGTCCTCTTTGGACCTAGAGTAAGCGTATATACCGCTGGCCACCCTATAGATGCGGACGTTCGTATTAGTCTGCTCGAATTCGGTACACCGATTACCATTGGAAACAATGTCTGGGTTGGCGGAAATGCCGTTATCAATCCCGGGGTAAATATCGGCAACAATGTAATCATCGGCGCAGGCTCTGTCGTGACTAAAGATATACCTGACAATGTAATCGCAGTGGGGAATCCTTGCAGAGTGCTAAGAGAAATTACAGAGGACGATAAACAACACTGGGAGAAGCTTAAAGAAGAGTACTACAGAGACATCGAGCAATAA
- a CDS encoding ROK family protein: MKEGTKSTIATATGLSIATCGNILNELMETGEVIETELEASNGGRPARRFIYNVDFSYIACIYAKIEDGQQSLTYAVTNSVGERVDDGYIKAESIDATTIDHLVGTLIQAYNNIKAVGIGIPGLVHRGVINICDINTLIHAPLESLLREKYEVEVTVENDMNLTVYGFYKQQDYEEDKTIVVLTFIKGAFPGAGMMIDGHIHKGNTRFAGEVSFLPFGISRDEQFIRLGQTETFIPLAAHTIASLTAVINPETIALTGEQVRQEDVPHIYQSCLAFIPEEHMPHLIVLDHPDDYYMNGLIAITLESLTYSLQLVEKRR, encoded by the coding sequence ATGAAAGAAGGAACCAAATCAACGATTGCAACCGCCACCGGGTTAAGTATTGCCACTTGCGGAAATATTCTGAATGAGCTTATGGAGACAGGTGAAGTCATTGAGACGGAGCTGGAGGCTTCGAATGGAGGCCGGCCGGCCCGAAGATTCATCTATAATGTCGATTTCTCCTACATCGCATGCATCTATGCCAAAATTGAAGATGGCCAACAATCCTTAACCTATGCAGTAACAAATTCCGTTGGCGAACGTGTAGATGATGGATATATCAAGGCTGAGAGTATAGACGCTACAACCATTGATCATTTAGTAGGCACACTAATTCAAGCCTATAACAACATCAAAGCCGTTGGCATTGGAATCCCGGGACTGGTTCACCGAGGCGTCATCAATATTTGTGATATCAACACATTAATTCACGCTCCCTTAGAGTCACTCCTCAGAGAGAAATACGAGGTTGAAGTCACAGTTGAAAATGACATGAATCTAACCGTTTACGGATTCTATAAACAGCAGGATTACGAAGAGGATAAGACCATCGTCGTGTTGACCTTTATCAAAGGTGCCTTTCCAGGTGCAGGGATGATGATCGACGGGCATATCCACAAAGGCAATACTAGATTCGCGGGCGAAGTCTCATTTTTACCGTTTGGAATCTCGCGTGACGAGCAATTCATTCGTTTGGGGCAGACAGAAACGTTTATCCCATTGGCAGCTCATACCATCGCTTCATTGACGGCAGTTATTAACCCTGAGACGATTGCGCTCACAGGTGAACAAGTTAGACAAGAGGATGTGCCACATATCTATCAAAGTTGTCTGGCGTTCATTCCAGAAGAGCATATGCCTCATCTAATTGTGCTGGATCACCCTGATGATTATTACATGAACGGATTAATTGCGATCACGCTGGAAAGCTTGACCTATTCGTTGCAGCTGGTTGAGAAGCGGCGGTAA
- a CDS encoding GNAT family N-acetyltransferase — MVNNVRIEQLFTIKESINELSKLLIQVVEDGASIGFLPPLDPSDSTSYWHNVLAPDVILFVATMNDIIVGSVQLHLCTKANGRHRAEIAKLMTHPNYRRNGIARSLMQKAEDRAKQEDRSLIVLDTREGDPSNLLYTSMGYIQAGRIPSYAISANGELHATIFYYKVIG, encoded by the coding sequence ATGGTTAACAATGTCAGAATCGAACAATTATTTACGATTAAGGAATCTATTAATGAGCTTTCAAAGCTTCTAATACAGGTGGTGGAGGATGGAGCCTCCATTGGTTTTTTACCACCCTTAGATCCGTCAGACTCTACATCATATTGGCACAATGTTTTGGCGCCCGATGTGATTCTTTTTGTCGCAACAATGAATGATATTATCGTGGGAAGTGTACAACTACATTTATGTACAAAAGCAAACGGAAGACACCGAGCCGAAATCGCAAAGCTAATGACACACCCTAATTATCGTCGTAATGGTATTGCTCGTTCTCTTATGCAAAAGGCTGAAGACAGAGCTAAGCAGGAAGACCGGTCTTTAATAGTGCTTGATACAAGAGAAGGTGACCCTTCCAACCTCCTCTATACTTCAATGGGCTACATACAAGCTGGACGTATACCGAGCTATGCGATATCAGCAAATGGTGAATTACATGCAACGATTTTTTATTATAAGGTTATTGGCTAG
- a CDS encoding LysR family transcriptional regulator, which translates to MDLSQLEAFLAVCRIRNFTKASEHLHISQSAVTARIKALENSVGKVLLTRDNRNVSLTQAGISFVPYAERMLRLFEESKVTLSEELENYIILSGPGSVWHYYYLQHILSFRRDHPKVAIKFLSYIDSSYMIRDLLLDGIVQVAIKYDPPEHPKVTRHLLFEDEIILVSTQLRETPVSREDFFQREYCHLEWGGPFPEWFTSIVGAGYVPTLQTDHSMIMLDMLLLGAGFGFLPRSIAQPYLEQQKLFQLQCELDTPIIKVYALYLTENAEDIRVRLGLEMLGVDR; encoded by the coding sequence ATGGACTTATCTCAATTAGAAGCTTTTTTGGCGGTATGCAGAATTCGAAATTTCACCAAGGCCTCAGAACATCTACATATCTCCCAGTCCGCCGTTACCGCAAGAATAAAAGCTTTAGAAAACTCCGTGGGCAAGGTGCTCCTTACACGTGATAACCGGAATGTTAGCTTAACGCAGGCAGGGATATCTTTTGTTCCATATGCTGAGCGGATGCTTCGTTTGTTTGAAGAGAGTAAGGTGACTCTATCCGAAGAACTGGAGAACTATATCATTTTGAGTGGACCCGGGTCCGTATGGCATTATTATTACCTGCAGCATATTCTTTCATTTAGACGTGATCATCCCAAGGTAGCTATCAAATTCCTAAGTTATATTGATTCTAGCTATATGATACGTGATCTTTTACTGGATGGAATAGTCCAGGTTGCGATTAAATATGACCCGCCGGAACATCCTAAGGTGACCAGACATCTCCTGTTTGAAGATGAGATTATTCTGGTCTCCACACAATTAAGAGAAACACCTGTAAGCAGGGAGGATTTTTTTCAGCGGGAGTATTGTCATTTAGAGTGGGGAGGTCCGTTTCCGGAATGGTTTACTAGTATCGTTGGAGCGGGCTATGTGCCGACACTTCAGACCGATCACTCGATGATTATGCTGGACATGCTGCTACTAGGGGCAGGCTTTGGATTTCTACCACGATCTATAGCACAACCTTATCTCGAGCAACAGAAGCTATTTCAACTTCAATGTGAGTTAGACACACCGATTATAAAGGTTTACGCTCTTTATTTAACTGAGAATGCAGAAGATATTCGTGTACGGCTTGGGCTGGAGATGCTTGGGGTGGATAGGTAA